From a region of the Gammaproteobacteria bacterium genome:
- the rfaD gene encoding ADP-L-glycero-D-mannoheptose 6-epimerase, which produces MMIIVTGGAGFIGSNLVKALNAQGKTDILVVDNLKNGIKFKNLVDCSIWDFMDKKKFLENIQNNTIFEGDVEIIFHLGACSSTTEWDGSYMMENNYTYSRIVFNYCLPRHIPFIYASSASVYGSGTVFQEKTVNEAPLNVYGYSKLLFDQYVRHHFSHARAQVVGLRYFNVYGPRESHKGTMASVASHFRRQLLVGESIRLFEGFADYGNGEQLRDFIHVDDACAVKLWFLANPKQSGIFNVGTGHAQTFNDVARAVIGHYGRGDITYIPFPKHLQGSYQSYTQADLSNLRAAGYSAPFRNVEEGVPAYMEWLDQHGVD; this is translated from the coding sequence ATGATGATAATCGTTACCGGTGGCGCGGGATTTATTGGTAGCAATCTTGTCAAGGCACTTAATGCCCAAGGTAAAACTGACATCCTGGTGGTAGATAATCTAAAAAATGGAATCAAGTTTAAAAATTTAGTGGATTGCTCCATTTGGGATTTCATGGACAAAAAAAAATTTCTTGAGAATATTCAGAATAATACTATCTTTGAAGGAGATGTCGAGATCATATTTCATTTGGGTGCCTGTTCTTCAACCACGGAATGGGATGGCAGCTACATGATGGAAAATAATTATACTTATTCACGAATTGTATTTAACTATTGCCTGCCGCGACACATTCCATTTATTTATGCCTCCAGCGCCTCAGTTTATGGAAGCGGGACAGTATTTCAAGAAAAAACTGTCAATGAGGCTCCACTAAACGTATACGGTTATTCAAAGCTGCTATTCGATCAATATGTCCGTCATCATTTTTCTCATGCCCGTGCGCAGGTGGTTGGATTACGTTATTTTAATGTCTACGGGCCGCGTGAATCCCATAAAGGGACAATGGCGAGCGTAGCCTCGCATTTTCGTCGCCAGCTTCTTGTCGGTGAGTCAATACGTCTTTTCGAGGGGTTTGCCGATTATGGTAACGGCGAACAACTTCGAGATTTTATTCACGTTGATGATGCCTGTGCGGTGAAATTGTGGTTTCTGGCGAATCCGAAACAATCGGGAATTTTTAATGTTGGCACCGGCCATGCCCAAACTTTTAACGATGTAGCGCGTGCCGTAATTGGTCATTACGGTCGGGGCGATATTACCTATATCCCCTTTCCCAAGCACCTGCAGGGTAGTTATCAGAGTTACACCCAAGCCGATCTATCCAACCTGCGGGCGGCGGGTTATAGTGCTCCATTTCGTAATGTTGAGGAAGGAGTACCAGCCTATATGGAATGGCTGGATCAGCATGGCGTCGATTAA
- a CDS encoding zinc D-Ala-D-Ala carboxypeptidase: MVDQSNIESILKQEISRRKFLRFGSMLPLCIGAGGLTAALIAEEATARISKHHKIAKANSHYRDKHHSSHSLQKEHHSKHHHHNDHYSKNHHRNDHRHRAVRHNDAHRHEYYQSRYYNERNLHLYNIHTDETVNTVYWADGHYLAAGLRELNNLMRDHYTGDIVNIDPRLFDLLYTLCGRIEYGKPFHILSGYRCPATNSMLREQGGIVASHSLHMDGMAVDLRTPGLHTNYLRKAAMDIQYGGVGYYPYSDFVHVDTGPVRHW, encoded by the coding sequence ATGGTGGATCAGTCAAATATTGAATCAATCCTGAAACAGGAGATAAGTCGACGTAAATTTTTACGATTTGGAAGCATGCTACCATTATGTATCGGTGCGGGCGGATTAACTGCCGCACTAATTGCGGAAGAAGCCACAGCACGGATCAGCAAGCATCATAAAATAGCGAAAGCAAATTCACATTATCGGGACAAGCATCATTCTAGTCATTCTCTTCAAAAAGAGCATCATTCCAAACATCATCATCACAACGATCATTATTCAAAAAACCACCATCGTAATGATCATCGCCACCGTGCAGTTCGCCATAATGATGCGCATCGCCATGAATATTACCAGTCACGTTACTACAATGAGCGAAACCTGCATCTTTATAATATTCACACCGACGAGACCGTGAACACGGTCTATTGGGCTGATGGACATTATCTTGCTGCCGGGCTTAGGGAACTAAACAACCTGATGCGCGATCACTATACTGGAGATATAGTGAACATCGATCCACGACTTTTTGATCTCCTGTATACCTTATGTGGTCGGATTGAATACGGAAAACCGTTTCATATCCTTTCCGGCTACCGTTGTCCAGCGACCAATAGCATGCTCCGTGAGCAAGGCGGGATAGTCGCCTCGCATAGCTTGCACATGGACGGAATGGCAGTGGATTTGAGAACGCCAGGTCTGCATACCAATTATTTACGCAAGGCCGCGATGGATATCCAATATGGTGGGGTTGGCTATTATCCTTATTCCGATTTTGTTCATGTGGATACCGGACCAGTACGTCACTGGTAA
- a CDS encoding L,D-transpeptidase YcbB — protein MMLINFFLFSFLMMLTGPTLAIEPVTSQQWIQDHVAGYEEPFTLTIGGKVLRVCHAVTIFYQGRNYSLAWSDADTPLPRAHHLVRALKLASREGLDPAHYQIERVEKALAAVVQPKTPPQHDLNAATKPSQPTADPVALAELDVLLSQTFLRYASHLGGWRADQPSSVDPEWSVTRPFMDPPALLAKAVASDKIEETLFELLPHHLDYARLREFLERYRAMAAKSWPRVAEGPKLSLGSRGPRVVALRARLAAEGFLSANRNDSLFDEALSQGVRNFQKIHGLEPDGVVSASTLEILNTPVEAWIRQIEINLERWRWLPRNLGRRHIMVNVAGYDLEAVDNDRTVMTMKVVVGKPYLRTPVFSAEMSYLVLNPYWNVPPTIAGKEILPELRKNPGYLASHDMEVNPGIGPRYEINPAGINWSRVSANNFPYRLRQRPGPKNPLGTIKFMLPNQFNVYLHDTSQRKLFARTERVFSHGCIRVEKPAELMEYVLGPKSRWNRETLKNIDRQKERIIGVPQPIPVHILYWTAWVDNDGKIQFRKDVYGRDKLLEASRVAPASSSISTDKFVNHLGAKI, from the coding sequence ATGATGCTAATTAATTTTTTTCTGTTTTCATTTTTAATGATGCTTACTGGCCCAACGCTCGCAATCGAGCCTGTGACCTCGCAACAATGGATTCAAGATCATGTTGCGGGATACGAAGAGCCGTTCACGCTTACCATAGGCGGTAAAGTTCTGCGTGTCTGCCATGCCGTGACGATTTTTTATCAAGGTCGCAATTATTCGTTAGCTTGGAGTGATGCTGATACCCCACTTCCTCGGGCGCATCACCTGGTGCGTGCGCTGAAGCTTGCGTCGCGCGAGGGCCTTGACCCTGCACATTATCAAATTGAACGCGTCGAAAAAGCCCTGGCAGCAGTTGTTCAGCCGAAGACACCACCCCAGCATGACTTAAACGCAGCGACGAAACCATCACAACCGACCGCCGACCCTGTCGCCCTTGCAGAACTGGATGTGCTGTTGAGTCAAACGTTCCTCCGTTATGCTTCCCATCTCGGGGGCTGGCGGGCAGATCAGCCGAGCAGTGTGGACCCAGAGTGGTCTGTAACTCGTCCGTTTATGGACCCTCCGGCATTATTAGCCAAGGCTGTGGCCTCAGATAAGATCGAAGAAACTCTTTTTGAATTGCTGCCACATCATCTTGATTATGCACGGCTACGGGAATTCCTGGAACGTTATCGTGCCATGGCCGCCAAGAGCTGGCCTCGCGTTGCTGAGGGACCTAAGTTATCTCTTGGCAGTCGTGGCCCACGGGTAGTGGCACTACGCGCGCGTTTGGCCGCAGAAGGATTTTTGTCTGCCAACCGTAATGACTCACTTTTTGATGAAGCCTTGAGCCAAGGAGTACGAAACTTTCAAAAAATCCACGGTCTGGAACCTGATGGAGTGGTCAGCGCATCGACCTTGGAAATACTCAATACTCCGGTTGAAGCCTGGATACGCCAGATTGAGATTAACCTCGAACGCTGGCGCTGGCTACCGCGTAACCTGGGACGGCGCCACATTATGGTCAATGTGGCTGGTTACGATTTAGAGGCTGTCGATAACGACCGCACGGTGATGACCATGAAGGTTGTCGTGGGTAAGCCTTATCTGCGTACCCCGGTATTCAGCGCAGAAATGAGTTATCTCGTGCTCAATCCCTACTGGAACGTGCCTCCTACGATTGCTGGGAAGGAAATCTTGCCGGAACTGCGTAAAAATCCTGGTTATTTAGCCAGTCATGACATGGAAGTGAATCCCGGCATAGGCCCACGTTACGAGATCAATCCTGCCGGAATTAACTGGTCTCGGGTAAGCGCCAATAATTTTCCTTATCGCCTACGTCAGCGTCCGGGTCCAAAAAATCCGTTGGGTACAATAAAATTCATGCTTCCAAACCAATTTAATGTTTATCTTCACGACACTTCCCAGCGCAAACTCTTCGCACGCACTGAACGGGTATTTAGTCATGGCTGTATTCGTGTCGAAAAACCAGCCGAATTAATGGAATATGTCCTTGGTCCCAAGTCTCGCTGGAATCGAGAAACCTTAAAAAATATCGATAGGCAGAAAGAACGCATTATTGGAGTTCCTCAACCGATTCCAGTTCATATCCTTTACTGGACGGCATGGGTGGATAATGACGGAAAAATTCAATTCCGTAAGGATGTCTATGGACGTGACAAACTTTTAGAGGCGAGTCGTGTGGCTCCTGCTAGTTCTAGCATTTCGACCGATAAATTCGTCAATCACCTTGGTGCCAAGATTTAA